In a single window of the Gossypium hirsutum isolate 1008001.06 chromosome A13, Gossypium_hirsutum_v2.1, whole genome shotgun sequence genome:
- the LOC107945377 gene encoding octanoyltransferase LIP2, mitochondrial isoform X1, translating into MISESWLPFCISNWWEMRGPGKLEVWKMGFVNYLDALKLQEKLVSDRKLCRIPDTLLSLQHPPTYTLGKRRTDHNLLLPVSELKNIGAELHYTQRGGDITFHGPHQAILYPIISLREIGIGARNYVEKLESTMIELSSLYGVKACASQKGETGVWVGERKIGAIGVRISYGITSHGLAYNIDPDLKYFKHIVPCGITDKEVTSLRRETATVLPAEEVIQEQLISCFARLFGYSTVTWKENPSMFSDHESID; encoded by the exons ATGATTTCTGAGAGCTGGCTGCCATTTTGCATATCTAATTGGTGG GAAATGAGAGGTCCAGGTAAACTTGAGGTGTGGAAGATGGGCTTTGTCAATTACTTGGATGCACTTAAGCTGCAGGAGAAGCTGGTATCTGATAGAAAATTATGTAGGATACCCGATACTCTTCTGTCCCTGCAACATCCACCGACTTATACCCTTGGAAAGCGGCGAACCGATCACAATTTGTTATTACCTGTGTCTGAATTGAAAAATATAGGAGCTGAGCTTCATTATACGCAAAGGGGAGGAGACATTACATTTCATGGTCCCCATCAAGCCATCCTATATCCTATTATTTCACTTCGTGAAATTGGGATTGGCGCTAGGAATTATGTGGAGAAACTTGAGTCAACTATGATTGAATTATCATCCTTGTATGGCGTGAAAGCTTGTGCTAGCCAAAAGGGTGAGACAGGAGTTTGGGTTGGAGAAAGAAAGATTGGTGCAATTGGTGTCCGGATATCATATGGAATAACCTCTCATGGGCTGGCATACAACATTGATCCTGATTTGAAGTATTTTAAACATATTGTGCCTTGTGGAATTACTGATAAAGAAGTTACATCCTTGAGAAGGGAGACAGCCACTGTGCTTCCGGCTGAAGAAGTCATTCAAGAGCAGTTAATTTCTTGTTTTGCAAGACTTTTTGGTTATAGCACTGTCACATGGAAGGAGAATCCTTCAATGTTTTCTGATCATGAAAGCATAGATTGA
- the LOC107945377 gene encoding octanoyltransferase LIP2, mitochondrial isoform X2, which yields MRGPGKLEVWKMGFVNYLDALKLQEKLVSDRKLCRIPDTLLSLQHPPTYTLGKRRTDHNLLLPVSELKNIGAELHYTQRGGDITFHGPHQAILYPIISLREIGIGARNYVEKLESTMIELSSLYGVKACASQKGETGVWVGERKIGAIGVRISYGITSHGLAYNIDPDLKYFKHIVPCGITDKEVTSLRRETATVLPAEEVIQEQLISCFARLFGYSTVTWKENPSMFSDHESID from the coding sequence ATGAGAGGTCCAGGTAAACTTGAGGTGTGGAAGATGGGCTTTGTCAATTACTTGGATGCACTTAAGCTGCAGGAGAAGCTGGTATCTGATAGAAAATTATGTAGGATACCCGATACTCTTCTGTCCCTGCAACATCCACCGACTTATACCCTTGGAAAGCGGCGAACCGATCACAATTTGTTATTACCTGTGTCTGAATTGAAAAATATAGGAGCTGAGCTTCATTATACGCAAAGGGGAGGAGACATTACATTTCATGGTCCCCATCAAGCCATCCTATATCCTATTATTTCACTTCGTGAAATTGGGATTGGCGCTAGGAATTATGTGGAGAAACTTGAGTCAACTATGATTGAATTATCATCCTTGTATGGCGTGAAAGCTTGTGCTAGCCAAAAGGGTGAGACAGGAGTTTGGGTTGGAGAAAGAAAGATTGGTGCAATTGGTGTCCGGATATCATATGGAATAACCTCTCATGGGCTGGCATACAACATTGATCCTGATTTGAAGTATTTTAAACATATTGTGCCTTGTGGAATTACTGATAAAGAAGTTACATCCTTGAGAAGGGAGACAGCCACTGTGCTTCCGGCTGAAGAAGTCATTCAAGAGCAGTTAATTTCTTGTTTTGCAAGACTTTTTGGTTATAGCACTGTCACATGGAAGGAGAATCCTTCAATGTTTTCTGATCATGAAAGCATAGATTGA